The Strix uralensis isolate ZFMK-TIS-50842 chromosome 16, bStrUra1, whole genome shotgun sequence genome has a window encoding:
- the NUDT16L1 gene encoding tudor-interacting repair regulator protein isoform X1, which yields MAAMGAMAAMGALPAGAGVLPPLPTLGVPGVPELKPLTRYEAMRLGPGWSHSCHAMLYAPNPGMLFGRIPLRYAVLMQMRFDGLLGFPGGFVDRRYWSLEDGLNRVLGLGLGCVRLTEADYLCSHLTEGPHRVVAHFYARQLTLEELHTIEISAVHSRDHGLEVMGMVRVPLYTQKDRMGGLPNFLGNSFVGTAKFQLLFALKILNMVPEEKLAEAVAATQKPKKPAIDQAAGATGNLPAAKAANELAAPAKTGNELADRAENQAAVQAAAEAAEQPVAGLESGAVAEQLVAVPVAEAVEQLAGLGANAVAEQPVAEPME from the exons ATGGCGGCCATGGGGGCGATGGCGGCCATGGGGGCGCTGCCGGCGGGCGCGGGggtgctgccgccgctgcccACGCTGGGGGTGCCGGGCGTGCCCGAGCTGAAGCCGCTGACGCGGTATGAGGCGATGCGGCTGGGCCCGGGCTGGAGCCACTCGTGCCACGCCATGCTGTACGCGCCCAACCCGGGCATGCTCTTCGGCCGCATCCCGCTGCGCTACGCCGTGCTG ATGCAGATGCGATTTGACGGACTACTGGGCTTTCCCGGGGGGTTCGTGGATCGCCGTTACTGGTCCCTGGAGGACGGTCTGAATCGGGTGCTGGGCTTGGGTTTGGGCTGTGTGCGCCTGACGGAAGCTGACTATCTGTGCTCGCACCTGACAGAGGGGCCACATCGCGTGGTAGCACACTTCTACGCCAGGCAGCTGACCCTGGAGGAGCTGCATACCATCGAGATCAGCGCGGTGCATTCCCGAGACCACGGGCTGGAG GTGATGGGCATGGTCCGCGTCCCCCTCTACACCCAGAAGGACCGCATGGGCGGGCTGCCCAACTTCCTGGGCAACTCCTTCGTGGGAACTGCCAAATTCCAGCTGCTCTTTGCCCTGAAGATCTTGAACATGGTGCCAGAGGAGAAGCTGGCCGAGGCGGTGGCTGCCACGCAGAAGCCGAAGAAGCCGGCCATCGACCAGGCAGCCGGGGCAACGGGAAACCTGCCTGCCGCTAAGGCAGCAAACGAGCTGGCGGCGCCTGCTAAAACAGGCAACGAATTGGCAGATAGGGCAGAGAACcaggcagctgtgcaggcagcGGCCGAGGCAGCAGAGCAGCCGGTGGCTGGGCTGGAGAGCGGGGCTGTGGCGGAGCAGCTGGTGGCTGTGCCGGTGGCCGAGGCGGTGGAGCagctggcggggctgggggcaaaCGCCGTGGCGGAGCAGCCGGTGGCCGAGCCGATGGAGTGA
- the NUDT16L1 gene encoding tudor-interacting repair regulator protein isoform X2, whose translation MAAMGAMAAMGALPAGAGVLPPLPTLGVPGVPELKPLTRYEAMRLGPGWSHSCHAMLYAPNPGMLFGRIPLRYAVLVMGMVRVPLYTQKDRMGGLPNFLGNSFVGTAKFQLLFALKILNMVPEEKLAEAVAATQKPKKPAIDQAAGATGNLPAAKAANELAAPAKTGNELADRAENQAAVQAAAEAAEQPVAGLESGAVAEQLVAVPVAEAVEQLAGLGANAVAEQPVAEPME comes from the exons ATGGCGGCCATGGGGGCGATGGCGGCCATGGGGGCGCTGCCGGCGGGCGCGGGggtgctgccgccgctgcccACGCTGGGGGTGCCGGGCGTGCCCGAGCTGAAGCCGCTGACGCGGTATGAGGCGATGCGGCTGGGCCCGGGCTGGAGCCACTCGTGCCACGCCATGCTGTACGCGCCCAACCCGGGCATGCTCTTCGGCCGCATCCCGCTGCGCTACGCCGTGCTG GTGATGGGCATGGTCCGCGTCCCCCTCTACACCCAGAAGGACCGCATGGGCGGGCTGCCCAACTTCCTGGGCAACTCCTTCGTGGGAACTGCCAAATTCCAGCTGCTCTTTGCCCTGAAGATCTTGAACATGGTGCCAGAGGAGAAGCTGGCCGAGGCGGTGGCTGCCACGCAGAAGCCGAAGAAGCCGGCCATCGACCAGGCAGCCGGGGCAACGGGAAACCTGCCTGCCGCTAAGGCAGCAAACGAGCTGGCGGCGCCTGCTAAAACAGGCAACGAATTGGCAGATAGGGCAGAGAACcaggcagctgtgcaggcagcGGCCGAGGCAGCAGAGCAGCCGGTGGCTGGGCTGGAGAGCGGGGCTGTGGCGGAGCAGCTGGTGGCTGTGCCGGTGGCCGAGGCGGTGGAGCagctggcggggctgggggcaaaCGCCGTGGCGGAGCAGCCGGTGGCCGAGCCGATGGAGTGA